Below is a genomic region from Tumebacillus sp. BK434.
CACAAATTATCCTGTCCAATCTCGCTCTTGCTTCGCCTCTGGGCACCTGCCCGTATTTCCTGTGAATCCGCACCAGCCCTCCCCTCCCTACATACGTTATCGTGACACCAGCACAAAGGAGCGTGCCCCAAGCATGGCGAACAGAAACCGCATCGCGCCGGACGTCGAATTGATCCCGTACTATGAATATGATCCCTCCATCCATAACATCGAATACCGCTATCTCCCCCAAGGCGCCGATGGTGCCTATACCCATTGGAACTATGACTACAACACCGATTTTGAAACACTGCCCGCCGAAGCGTCCGACTGGAGCAACGACTACCGCCAATACCCGTACGGTCCCGGCTTTTACGGTCGCCCGCGCCGCCGACGTCGCCGCCGCCGCCCGTATGCTTACGGTTATGGCTACGGACCGGGATTTGCTCCCGTTCCGCTCCCGCTGCCCTATCCGGCACCGTTCTCGCCCTTTTACGGCCCGTACCCGTTCCTGTAACAGAAAAATCCCCTTTGCCGCTCATGGCAAAGGGGATTTCTTCTTATAAAAAGTGCAGCACATTGCCCGCGCATACCGGGCACAGCGTCGGATGGTCTTCATGCTGGCCGACATGCGGCGTCACCACGCGGCAACGCTCACAAGTCTCGCCCTCGGCCGCACGAACGCGGATCGACAGGCCGGCATAAGCAACCGCATCGCCCGGCAGCTCAGCTCCCGGCTCAAACACGTTCACCTGCGACACGCCGAGCACTTCTTCGAGGCGCGGCACGCCTTGCAGCACCGCCAAAGTCGCCGCTTCCGGATAGAGGTCGACAGCGGCGGTCAAGCCTTTGCCGATCACCTTTTCCTTGCGGGCGCCTTCCAGCGCCTTCAACACCTCGTCACGCACGCGCAGGATCTCTTCCCACTTTTGTTCCAGCGCCATGTCGATGTCGAACGAGTTCGGGTCCTTCCACTGCGTCAACTGCACGCTTTCTTCCGTCGTGCCCGGCACGAACGGCCACACTTCGTCTGCCGTATGGGTCAGAATCGGCGCGACCAGTTGGGTCAGGCCGACCAGGATCTCATACATGGCGGTCTGACCGGAACGGCGCTCCGGCGCATCCGGCGCCACCGTGTACAGACGATCTTTCGAAACATCGAAATAGAACGCCGACATATCGACCGTGCAGAAGTTGTTCACCTCATGGTAGATGATATGGAAATCATATTCGCGATAGCCTTGCACCACGCGCTTGCGCACCTGTTCAAACTTGTTCAGCGCCCAGCGGTCGATCTCCAGCAACTGCTCCTTCGACACCGCATGCTGCGCCGGGTCAAATCCGTTCAAGTTGCCGAGCAGATAACGGAACGTGTTGCGGATCTTGCGGTACACTTCCGCCACCTGTTTCAAGATCGCGTCTGAGACGCGCATGTCGGAGCGGTAGTCAACCGATGCCACCCACAGGCGCAGGATATCCGCGCCGTATTGCTCGATCACTTTCAGCGGATCGACCACGTTACCGAGCGACTTCGACTGCTTGCGGCCTTCTCCGTCCAAGGTAAAGCCGTGCGAAAGTACCGCTTTGTACGGCGCAACTCCTCGAATCGCCACCGCTGTCGACAGCGAAGAGTTAAACCAGCCGCGATACTGGTCGGAACCTTCCAAATACAGATCGACCGGCCACTGCAGTTCCGGACGCGCATCGGCCACCGCCATATGCGACGAACCAGAGTCAAACCACACGTCCATCGTATCGCTCTCTTTGCGGAACGTCTTGCCGCCGCAAGAGCAGGTCAGCCCTTCCGGCACCAGTTCTTCCGCTTCTTTCTCAAACCAGATCTGCGAGCTGTGCTGTTCAAACAGATTGGCGACCTTGTCGATCGTCTCATCGTTGATGATCTCCTTGTTGCAGTCGGTGCAATAGAAGATCGGGATCGGCACGCCCCACATGCGCTGACGGGAGATGCACCAGTCCCCGCGGTCGGCGACCATGTTGTGCAGACGAACTTCGCCCCACTCCGGGCTCCACGTCACTTGCTTGATCTGCTCCAGCAGTTGATCGCGGAACTTGTCGATCGAACCAAACCACTGCTCCGTTGCGCGGAAGAACACCGGGTTCTTGCAGCGCCAGCAGTGCGGATAGCTGTGGTCGATCTCCGAAGAGGCGAGCAGATGTCCGCTCTCCTGCAGGTCGGCCATGATCTGCTTGTTCGCTTTCGTGTAGAACTGCCCTTCATACGGACCCGCTTCTTTGGTGAACTTCCCTTGTCCATTGACCGGAGCCAGCACCGGCAAGCCGTATTGCAGACCGACCATGTAGTCTTCCATCCCGTGACCCGGCGCGGTATGAACACAGCCGGTACCAGAATCCAGCGTGACATGCTCGCCCAAGATGACCAGCGAATCGCGGTCGAGGAACGGGTGCTGTGCGACCACACGCTCAAGTTCCTTGCCTTTGAACGATGCGATCACGTTCGGCTCGCCTTCCACGCCGGCCACTTTCAGCACGTCTTCGATCAGCGCATTGGCCAGCAGCAGCTTCTCGCCGTTCACGTCAACGAGGCTGTAATCAAAATCAGCTCCGAGCGCGATCGCGAGGTTGGCCGGCAGCGTCCACGGCGTCGTCGTCCAGATCACGAGGAACGACCCTTCCGGCAGCACGCCTTTTCCGTCTTTCACGGCAAATTTCACATAGATCGACGGCGACTTCTTGTCTGCATACTCCACTTCCGCTTCTGCCAGCGCCGTTTCGCAAGATGCGCACCAGTGCACCGGCTTCAGGCCTTTGTAGATGTAGCCGCGCTTCGCCATTTCACCGAACACGCGGATCTGGCGGGATTCATATTCCGGGAGCAAGGTGATATACGGATGCTCCCAGTCACCGCGCACGCCGAGGCGCTTAAACTGTCCCTTCTGACGTTCCACAAAGTCGAGCGCATAGTTTTTGCACATCTCGCGGAACTCGGTCACCGGCACTTCGTGACGGTTGATGCCTTTGTTCTTGATGATCGCATGCTCGATCGGCATGCCGTGCGTATCCCAGCCCGGCACGTACGGTGCGTCAAATCCTTCCATCGTCTTGAACTTGACGATGAAGTCTTTCAAAATTTTGTTCAGCGCATGGCCGATGTGGATATCCCCGTTGGCGTAGGGCGGTCCGTCATGCAGCACAAATTTCGGCTTGCCGGCCTGCTTCGCCTGCACTTTCTCATACAGTTTGCTTTCTTCCCAATGCTTTTGCATCCCCGGTTCCTTTTGCGGCAGGTTGCCGCGCATCTGGAACTCCGTTTCCGGCAGATTCAGCGTTTTGCTGTAGTCTGGCTTCTCCATGTCGATTCCCTCCAATTTGTACATACAAAAAAGTCCCTCAATCCCTACAAAAATAGGGACGAGAGACTTCTCATAATCTTCCGCGGTACCACCCTGGTTGCCATGACAAAGAAGCCATGACCACTCAACTGCCCGGTAACGGGGACAACTCGGTGTTGCTTACTGTCCAAAAAGGAGTTCGGCACACGACTCCCGGGTGATTTTCCCACGCTTCCCCTTTCCCGGCTCGCACCAAACCCGGTTCGCTGCAAAGGACTCCACATGGTACTCTTCCCGCTCAACGTCAAGATATAGTAAATTTGCAGTCATTATATGACACTGCAAATAGCATTGTCAAACGGAAGCCGGACTAAACATCCGGTTAGTCGTCGTTTTTCACACGAATCGTCTTGTCGTCGAGAACCTGGTCCCATTGGTCGCTGTCGATCAGTTCCAGCTGGACTTGGATCAGCGAACGGAAGCGGGCGCGGAACACCGCCGCCTGCTTTTGCAATTCGTCCAGTTCCATCGCCGCACGGCGGGACTTGGACAACGCTTCGTTCAGGATGCGGTCTGCATTTTTCTCCGCTTCCTTGATGATCAGCTGCGATTCCTTGCGGGCGTTGGACTTCACATCTTCTGCCGTCTCCTGCGCCACGATGATCGACTTCGACAAGCTTTCCTCTATGTTGTGAAAATGGGACAAGCGCTCCTCGAGCGTTGCCAGCTTTTCTTCCAAATCGCGGTTCTCGCGGATCATACCTTCGTAGTCCTTGATCACGCGGTCCAGAAATTCATTTACTTCGTCTTCATCATATCCGCGAAACGAGCGGCCGAATTCTTTGTTATGGATATCAAGCGGAGTCAAAGGCATGCTGTTGGGACCTCCTGTACTTTCTTATAAGTCGTATAAAAAGAGCCAAAATTCGCCATTCTTCCCCATTTATTTCGACGGAAAGATGGGAACTCCTGCCGAAAGTTAGAGATACTTGCCGATTTTTAATATCGTCCGGCCTTTGCGAGACTGCCCGATGATTTCGAGGATCTTCGCCCGCCCGTGCCCGCGCAAGGACAGAACATCCCCTTCCTCCACCGCCGTCGCCGGGTCGTCGATCACCTGCCAGTTCAACGCAAGCTTCCCGCTTTTGATCGGGTCGACGACTTTCGTGCGCGACAGACCAAACGACTCGCCGGCCACCGCATCCACCCGCAGCGACATCACCGTAAATTCCTTCTCCTGATAGTCCACCCGCGGCGCCAGATACGCAACAGCCGGGATTTCTTCGATATGTACAGTGGCTCGTCCGACCTGCGACAGATGCAGGCGGATAAAATCGGCGATGTCGCGCGTCACCACAAGGTCACAGCCATCCTCGTGCACCGAGATGTCCCCGATCTTGCCCCGCTTCAGTCCAAGACCGACCAGAGCCCCGAGATAGTCGCCGTGCTTCAGCTTCACATACTCACCCGGGATCTTAACCCGCAAAAAAGACAGCTCGAAATCATCCGCTTCCGGCCCCCAATAGGAAGGAACCAAGAGCGCCCGCTGTCTTTCCGCCTGCGCATGCCCGCCGGACAGGAACAACGAGACGTCCTGAGACGAGCGGGCGATGGATTCGGTGATCTTCACTTGTCTTGGATCGAGAAAATCGGTCAATACCGGCGTCTGGCGCTCATCGACGCGTTCCACCAAATCGATCGTGCGGTCCACAAACGGCCGCTCCTGCGGCCGATAATGCATCATCACATCTTGCCGTTTCATACAGACTTCCCCGCTACAGGAACAGCCATTGCAAAACGAGCACAACGCCGCTTTGCACGAACGACCAGGCAAAGATCCCGACGATCGGCGACAGGTCAAGATAGCCTCCGCCCAGCGGCAGCGGCGGAATGAAGCGGCGGAAAATAGCCAGATACGGCTCGGTCAGCTTGAACAGGATGCGGCCAAACGATGTGCGTTCCACATCGGGCACCCAGGACATCAACACGCGCGCGATCAGCACGTACGTGTAAAAACCTAACACGGTGGAGATATAGTAAATCACTTGGAGAGCCATTCAGTCACCTCGATTGAAATTTGTTGTGCGCCTGCTGCGATTGCTCCTGCTGCTCAGAGATCATGTCCGAAATCGTGCCTTGGATATCCACGTTCTCCGGCGCGCACAAGAAGATGTTATGGCCGAGCTTTTGCATCGTCCCATTTAAAGCATACGTGCAACCGCTGATAAAATCCACGATTCGTTTCGCCGAATCTGGGGAAGTTTTGTGAAGATTGACCACCACCGGGCGGCGATTGCGCAGATGATCGGCGATCGCCTGCGCGTCATCATACTTTTCCGGCTCGGCCAGATAGACGCGCACCTGCTTTTGCGTGTGCAGCGACACCACCGTGCCTTGGCGTTTCAGCGGCACGACTCCGTCCGCCTGTGCCTGCTGCTGCCCGTGCTCTTCATACTCTTCTTCGCGGCGCTGTTCTTGCGGCTCTTCATCGACGAGCCCGAGAAACGACATCACTTTCGAAAACATAAGCTACCACCTCCGCTAAGGTTTTACCAGCACGCTGCCGATGCGTACGAGCGTTGCTCCTTCCTCGACAGCCGTCTCAAAATCGCCCGACATCCCCATCGACAGCTCCTGCGCGTCCGCCGCGAGCAGACCCTGTCCGAGCAGAGCGTCGCGCAGTTCCCGCAGCCCCCGAAACACAGGACGCACCGCTTCCGGGTCCTCGGCGACGGGCGCCATCGTCATCAGCCCGCGTATGGCGAGACCCGGCAACTCCTTCGCCGCCTGCAAAAAGCCGGCCACCTCCTGCGGCGCAAGGCCGCCTTTTGACTCCTCGCCCGACACGTTGACCTGCACCAGGCAAGGCACGACCAGCCCTGCCGCCACCGCGCGCTTGCTGATCTCCTTCGCCAGCGACAAGCGGTCGAGCGAATGGATCATCGCAAAATGGCCGAGCACGTCTTTGACCTTGTTCGTCTGCAGATGCCCGATAAAATGCCAGCGCACCCCCGTCACTGCGGGAATCGCTTCCAGCTTCGGAGCGGCGACCGATATTCGATTCTCACCGAGGTCATGGAGTCCGGCCTCGATCAAACTTCTCGTCTCTTCAACACCGACATATTTGGTGACCCCGACGATCTTGACATCCTCCGGGTCGCGGCCGGCGCGCGCACAAGCCTGCGCGATGCGTTCCTTCAG
It encodes:
- the sepF gene encoding cell division protein SepF, which translates into the protein MFSKVMSFLGLVDEEPQEQRREEEYEEHGQQQAQADGVVPLKRQGTVVSLHTQKQVRVYLAEPEKYDDAQAIADHLRNRRPVVVNLHKTSPDSAKRIVDFISGCTYALNGTMQKLGHNIFLCAPENVDIQGTISDMISEQQEQSQQAHNKFQSR
- a CDS encoding DivIVA domain-containing protein; the protein is MPLTPLDIHNKEFGRSFRGYDEDEVNEFLDRVIKDYEGMIRENRDLEEKLATLEERLSHFHNIEESLSKSIIVAQETAEDVKSNARKESQLIIKEAEKNADRILNEALSKSRRAAMELDELQKQAAVFRARFRSLIQVQLELIDSDQWDQVLDDKTIRVKNDD
- a CDS encoding YggS family pyridoxal phosphate-dependent enzyme yields the protein MVSGGFEVYQKRLAELKERIAQACARAGRDPEDVKIVGVTKYVGVEETRSLIEAGLHDLGENRISVAAPKLEAIPAVTGVRWHFIGHLQTNKVKDVLGHFAMIHSLDRLSLAKEISKRAVAAGLVVPCLVQVNVSGEESKGGLAPQEVAGFLQAAKELPGLAIRGLMTMAPVAEDPEAVRPVFRGLRELRDALLGQGLLAADAQELSMGMSGDFETAVEEGATLVRIGSVLVKP
- a CDS encoding YggT family protein; the encoded protein is MALQVIYYISTVLGFYTYVLIARVLMSWVPDVERTSFGRILFKLTEPYLAIFRRFIPPLPLGGGYLDLSPIVGIFAWSFVQSGVVLVLQWLFL
- a CDS encoding YlmH/Sll1252 family protein; its protein translation is MKRQDVMMHYRPQERPFVDRTIDLVERVDERQTPVLTDFLDPRQVKITESIARSSQDVSLFLSGGHAQAERQRALLVPSYWGPEADDFELSFLRVKIPGEYVKLKHGDYLGALVGLGLKRGKIGDISVHEDGCDLVVTRDIADFIRLHLSQVGRATVHIEEIPAVAYLAPRVDYQEKEFTVMSLRVDAVAGESFGLSRTKVVDPIKSGKLALNWQVIDDPATAVEEGDVLSLRGHGRAKILEIIGQSRKGRTILKIGKYL
- the ileS gene encoding isoleucine--tRNA ligase, translating into MEKPDYSKTLNLPETEFQMRGNLPQKEPGMQKHWEESKLYEKVQAKQAGKPKFVLHDGPPYANGDIHIGHALNKILKDFIVKFKTMEGFDAPYVPGWDTHGMPIEHAIIKNKGINRHEVPVTEFREMCKNYALDFVERQKGQFKRLGVRGDWEHPYITLLPEYESRQIRVFGEMAKRGYIYKGLKPVHWCASCETALAEAEVEYADKKSPSIYVKFAVKDGKGVLPEGSFLVIWTTTPWTLPANLAIALGADFDYSLVDVNGEKLLLANALIEDVLKVAGVEGEPNVIASFKGKELERVVAQHPFLDRDSLVILGEHVTLDSGTGCVHTAPGHGMEDYMVGLQYGLPVLAPVNGQGKFTKEAGPYEGQFYTKANKQIMADLQESGHLLASSEIDHSYPHCWRCKNPVFFRATEQWFGSIDKFRDQLLEQIKQVTWSPEWGEVRLHNMVADRGDWCISRQRMWGVPIPIFYCTDCNKEIINDETIDKVANLFEQHSSQIWFEKEAEELVPEGLTCSCGGKTFRKESDTMDVWFDSGSSHMAVADARPELQWPVDLYLEGSDQYRGWFNSSLSTAVAIRGVAPYKAVLSHGFTLDGEGRKQSKSLGNVVDPLKVIEQYGADILRLWVASVDYRSDMRVSDAILKQVAEVYRKIRNTFRYLLGNLNGFDPAQHAVSKEQLLEIDRWALNKFEQVRKRVVQGYREYDFHIIYHEVNNFCTVDMSAFYFDVSKDRLYTVAPDAPERRSGQTAMYEILVGLTQLVAPILTHTADEVWPFVPGTTEESVQLTQWKDPNSFDIDMALEQKWEEILRVRDEVLKALEGARKEKVIGKGLTAAVDLYPEAATLAVLQGVPRLEEVLGVSQVNVFEPGAELPGDAVAYAGLSIRVRAAEGETCERCRVVTPHVGQHEDHPTLCPVCAGNVLHFL